Proteins co-encoded in one Cupriavidus nantongensis genomic window:
- a CDS encoding IS481 family transposase: MPWSARDTMSLRLEFIALASQPGCNRRELCRRFSISPQTAYKWLARHRQEGAAGLADRPRRPHHSPERTADFLEELVLMLRREHPTWGGRKISRRLSDLGHAEVPAPSTVTSILHRHGLIDPQASAQATPWRRFEHDEPNELLQMDFKGQVPNEQGVCFPLTLIDDHSRFNLCLAACADQRRQTVQQQLIGAFRRYGLPRRITMDNGPPWGGGDEEGLGYTRLTVWLMQLGIRVSHSRPYHPQTQGKDERFHRTLKAEVLQHRRFVDNTEAQQVFDRYRYVYNHERPHQALGMQVPAQRYRVSNVAYPEALPEVQYQSGDRVYKVDSSARIMVGNRRIKIGKAFIGQWIALRPTRRDGVLAIWFSRFEIGEISLHAVAACRPQASPRDVTP, encoded by the coding sequence ATGCCGTGGAGCGCCCGAGACACCATGAGCCTTCGCCTGGAGTTCATTGCCCTGGCTTCCCAGCCGGGATGCAACCGTCGGGAGCTGTGCCGACGGTTCTCGATCAGTCCGCAAACCGCTTATAAGTGGCTGGCCCGGCATCGGCAGGAAGGCGCCGCGGGCTTGGCCGACCGGCCCCGGCGGCCGCACCACAGCCCCGAGCGCACCGCTGATTTCCTGGAGGAACTGGTGCTGATGCTGCGCCGCGAACACCCGACCTGGGGTGGGCGCAAGATCAGCCGCAGGCTGTCCGACCTGGGCCACGCCGAGGTGCCTGCGCCCAGCACGGTGACCTCGATCCTGCATCGACATGGTCTGATCGATCCGCAGGCCAGCGCCCAGGCCACCCCCTGGCGGCGGTTCGAGCACGACGAACCCAACGAGCTGCTGCAGATGGACTTCAAGGGTCAGGTGCCCAATGAGCAGGGCGTCTGCTTTCCGCTCACGCTGATCGACGACCATTCCCGCTTCAACCTGTGCCTGGCAGCCTGCGCGGACCAGCGCCGCCAGACGGTGCAGCAGCAGCTGATCGGGGCCTTCCGCCGCTACGGCCTGCCCCGGCGCATCACCATGGATAACGGCCCTCCATGGGGAGGCGGCGACGAAGAGGGGCTGGGCTACACCAGGCTGACGGTCTGGTTAATGCAACTAGGGATCCGGGTCAGCCATTCACGGCCCTATCACCCACAAACACAGGGCAAGGACGAGCGGTTCCACCGCACCCTGAAGGCCGAAGTCCTGCAGCACCGCCGCTTCGTGGACAACACCGAGGCGCAGCAGGTCTTCGATCGATATCGGTACGTGTACAACCACGAGCGACCCCATCAGGCCCTGGGAATGCAGGTGCCGGCCCAACGCTATCGCGTGAGCAACGTGGCCTACCCGGAGGCGCTGCCGGAGGTGCAGTACCAGAGCGGCGACCGTGTCTACAAGGTCGACAGCAGCGCACGGATCATGGTTGGCAACCGGCGCATCAAGATCGGCAAGGCGTTCATCGGCCAGTGGATCGCGCTACGCCCGACCCGGCGCGACGGCGTGTTGGCCATATGGTTCAGCCGCTTTGAAATCGGCGAAATTAGCCTGCACGCCGTAGCGGCGTGCAGGCCACAAGCATCACCTAGGGACGTAACCCCTTGA
- a CDS encoding ABC transporter ATP-binding protein, producing the protein MKQTVLKISGLKVAYGGIQAVKGIDLEIRDGELVTLIGANGAGKTTTMKAITGLQGWAGGDVEYMGKSIKGVPSYALLKQGLAMVPEGRGVFARMTITENLQMGAYTRNDEAGIRADVERMFGIFPRLKERANQLAGTMSGGEQQMLAMARALMSQPKVLLLDEPSMGLSPIMVEKIFEVVRDISAQGVTVLLVEQNARLALQAAHRGYVMESGLITMSGEASQMLDDPKVRAAYLGE; encoded by the coding sequence ATGAAACAGACAGTACTGAAGATCTCCGGCCTGAAGGTTGCCTACGGCGGCATCCAGGCCGTCAAGGGCATCGACCTCGAAATCCGCGACGGCGAGCTGGTCACGCTGATCGGCGCCAACGGCGCCGGCAAGACCACCACCATGAAGGCCATCACCGGCCTGCAGGGCTGGGCCGGCGGCGACGTGGAATACATGGGCAAGTCGATCAAGGGCGTGCCCAGCTACGCGCTGCTCAAGCAAGGGCTGGCGATGGTGCCGGAAGGCCGCGGCGTGTTCGCGCGCATGACCATCACCGAGAACCTGCAGATGGGCGCCTACACGCGCAACGACGAGGCCGGCATCAGGGCCGACGTCGAGCGCATGTTCGGCATCTTCCCGCGGCTGAAGGAGCGCGCCAACCAGCTGGCGGGCACCATGTCCGGCGGCGAGCAGCAGATGCTGGCGATGGCGCGCGCGCTGATGAGCCAGCCCAAGGTGCTGCTGCTGGACGAGCCGTCGATGGGCCTGTCGCCGATCATGGTGGAGAAGATCTTCGAGGTCGTGCGCGATATCTCGGCGCAGGGCGTGACCGTGCTGCTGGTCGAGCAGAACGCGCGCCTGGCGCTGCAGGCCGCGCACCGCGGCTACGTGATGGAATCCGGCCTGATCACCATGAGCGGCGAAGCCAGCCAGATGCTGGACGACCCCAAGGTGCGGGCCGCCTACCTGGGCGAGTAA
- a CDS encoding ABC transporter ATP-binding protein: protein MSNNDFLLSVQGVNKRFGGLQALSDVGLQIKPGEIYGLIGPNGAGKTTFFNVITGLYTPDSGEFVLGGKPYQPTAVHEVAKAGIARTFQNIRLFGDMTALENVMVGRHVRSKAGVFGAIFRPPSVRREEEGIEDMAHDLLDYVGIGKYANFTARNLSYGHQRRLEIARALATEPKLLALDEPAAGMNATEKVELRGLLDKIKNDGKTILLIEHDVKLVMGLCNRLTVLDYGKVIAQGLPHEVQNNPAVIEAYLGTSAH, encoded by the coding sequence ATGAGCAACAACGATTTCCTCCTGTCGGTACAGGGGGTCAACAAGCGTTTCGGCGGCCTGCAGGCGCTGTCCGATGTCGGCCTGCAGATCAAGCCGGGCGAGATCTACGGGCTGATCGGCCCCAACGGCGCCGGCAAGACCACCTTCTTCAACGTGATCACCGGCCTGTACACGCCCGATTCGGGGGAGTTCGTGCTGGGCGGCAAGCCCTACCAGCCGACCGCCGTGCACGAGGTGGCCAAGGCCGGCATTGCGCGCACGTTCCAGAACATCCGCCTGTTCGGCGACATGACCGCGCTCGAGAACGTGATGGTCGGGCGCCACGTGCGCTCCAAGGCCGGCGTGTTCGGCGCGATCTTCCGCCCGCCGTCGGTGCGGCGCGAGGAAGAGGGCATCGAAGACATGGCGCATGACCTGCTCGACTACGTCGGCATCGGAAAGTACGCCAACTTCACCGCGCGCAACCTGTCGTACGGCCACCAGCGCCGGCTCGAGATCGCGCGCGCGCTGGCGACCGAGCCCAAGCTGCTGGCGCTGGACGAGCCCGCCGCCGGCATGAACGCGACCGAGAAGGTCGAGCTGCGCGGCCTGCTCGACAAGATCAAGAACGATGGCAAGACCATCCTGCTGATCGAGCACGACGTGAAGCTGGTGATGGGCCTGTGCAACCGCCTGACGGTGCTGGACTACGGCAAGGTGATTGCCCAGGGCCTGCCGCACGAGGTGCAGAACAACCCCGCGGTGATCGAGGCCTACCTCGGCACCTCGGCGCACTGA
- a CDS encoding ABC transporter permease subunit, with the protein MNTPIPSTAAVAAPTKVPAKTLAALIGFLVVALCAPFIVQTLGGNYWVRVLDFALLYIMLALGLNIVVGFAGLLDLGYIAFYAVGAYMMALLGSPHLANQFEWIQQLFPTGIHLSMWFVLPLAILVAATFGVLLGAPTLKLRGDYLAIVTLGFGEIIRIFMNNLDRPVNITNGPKGITAVDPVHIFGFDFSKSHEIFGLKFSPVFMYYYLLVFLVIVIVFVCLRLQTSRIGRAWVAIREDEIAAKAMGINTRNIKLLAFAMGASFGGASGAVFGAFQGFVSPESFTLWESIYVLAIVVLGGMGHIPGVILGGVLLVGFQELLRVVAEPIQTGLFGQVIVDAEVLRQLLFGLALVGVMLYRPAGIWPSPRKEDRPVVRRAGSIGRL; encoded by the coding sequence ATGAATACCCCGATTCCATCCACGGCCGCGGTCGCGGCGCCGACCAAGGTGCCGGCCAAGACCCTGGCCGCACTGATTGGCTTCCTGGTGGTGGCGCTGTGCGCCCCGTTCATCGTCCAGACGCTGGGCGGCAACTACTGGGTCCGCGTGCTCGACTTTGCGCTGCTGTACATCATGCTGGCGCTGGGCCTGAACATCGTGGTCGGCTTTGCCGGCCTGCTCGACCTGGGCTATATCGCGTTCTACGCGGTGGGCGCCTACATGATGGCGCTGCTCGGCTCGCCGCACCTGGCGAACCAGTTCGAGTGGATCCAGCAGCTGTTCCCGACCGGCATCCACCTGTCGATGTGGTTCGTGCTGCCGCTGGCGATCCTGGTGGCCGCCACCTTCGGCGTGCTGCTGGGGGCGCCGACGCTCAAGCTGCGCGGCGACTACCTGGCCATCGTCACGCTCGGCTTCGGCGAGATCATCCGCATCTTCATGAACAACCTGGACCGCCCGGTGAACATCACCAACGGTCCCAAGGGCATTACCGCGGTCGACCCGGTGCATATCTTCGGCTTCGATTTCTCGAAGTCGCACGAGATCTTCGGGCTCAAGTTCTCGCCGGTGTTCATGTACTACTACCTGCTGGTGTTCCTGGTGATCGTGATCGTGTTCGTGTGCCTGCGCCTGCAGACCTCGCGCATCGGCCGCGCCTGGGTTGCCATCCGCGAAGACGAAATCGCCGCCAAGGCGATGGGCATCAACACCCGCAATATCAAGCTGCTGGCGTTCGCGATGGGCGCGTCGTTCGGCGGCGCCTCGGGCGCGGTGTTCGGCGCGTTCCAGGGCTTTGTCTCGCCGGAATCGTTCACGCTGTGGGAATCGATCTACGTGCTGGCGATCGTGGTGCTGGGCGGCATGGGCCATATCCCGGGCGTGATCCTGGGCGGCGTGCTGCTGGTGGGCTTCCAGGAACTGCTGCGCGTGGTCGCCGAGCCGATCCAGACCGGCCTGTTCGGCCAGGTGATCGTCGATGCCGAGGTGCTGCGCCAGCTGCTGTTCGGCCTGGCCCTGGTTGGCGTGATGCTGTACCGCCCGGCCGGCATCTGGCCGTCGCCGCGCAAGGAAGACCGCCCGGTGGTGCGCCGCGCGGGCAGTATCGGCCGTCTCTGA
- a CDS encoding branched-chain amino acid ABC transporter permease, with amino-acid sequence MDIFIQQIVNGLVLGSIYALIALGYTMVYGILGIINFAHGDVLMIGALTALSAILGLQKFAPGLPEWLTLVIATLIAMPVCAILSYSIERVAYRPLRNAPRLAPLITAIGVSIILQTMGMLIWSRNPLTFPQLLPSEPIDIGATGATITGKEMVIIGMAVMVMSGLLALVNRTKLGRAMRATAENQKVAGLMGVNPNFVISATFMIGATLAALAGVMMATNYGNAHFYMGFIPGLKAFTAAVLGGIGNLAGAMVGGMLLGLIEALGAGYIGDLTNGVFGSNYQDVFAFIVLITVLVFRPSGIMGERVADRA; translated from the coding sequence ATGGATATCTTTATCCAGCAGATCGTGAACGGTCTGGTGCTCGGCAGCATTTATGCGCTGATCGCACTGGGCTACACCATGGTCTACGGCATTCTCGGCATCATCAACTTCGCCCACGGCGACGTGCTGATGATCGGCGCGCTGACCGCCCTGTCAGCCATCCTCGGATTGCAGAAGTTCGCCCCCGGCCTGCCGGAATGGCTGACGCTGGTGATCGCCACGCTGATCGCCATGCCGGTCTGCGCGATCCTGTCGTATTCGATCGAGCGGGTCGCCTACCGGCCCTTGCGCAATGCGCCACGGCTGGCCCCGCTGATCACCGCGATCGGGGTTTCCATCATCCTGCAGACGATGGGCATGTTGATCTGGTCGCGCAACCCGCTGACCTTCCCGCAGCTGCTGCCGTCCGAACCCATCGACATCGGCGCCACCGGGGCCACCATCACCGGCAAGGAGATGGTCATCATCGGCATGGCCGTGATGGTGATGTCGGGCCTGCTGGCGCTGGTCAACCGCACCAAGCTCGGCCGCGCCATGCGCGCCACCGCAGAGAACCAGAAGGTCGCCGGCCTGATGGGCGTGAACCCCAATTTCGTCATTTCCGCCACCTTCATGATCGGCGCCACGCTGGCCGCGCTGGCCGGCGTGATGATGGCCACCAACTATGGCAACGCCCACTTCTACATGGGCTTCATTCCCGGCCTGAAGGCGTTTACCGCCGCGGTGCTGGGCGGCATCGGCAACCTCGCGGGCGCGATGGTCGGCGGCATGCTGCTGGGCCTGATCGAGGCGCTCGGCGCCGGCTATATCGGCGACCTGACCAATGGCGTGTTCGGCTCGAACTACCAGGACGTCTTCGCCTTCATCGTACTGATCACCGTGCTCGTCTTCCGTCCGTCCGGCATCATGGGCGAACGCGTGGCGGATCGCGCCTGA
- a CDS encoding branched-chain amino acid ABC transporter substrate-binding protein codes for MQITFAKILPIAAAVALVAACGKKEEKPADTASSAPAAAAPAAPAAGGGETVVKIGHAAPLTGGIAHLGKDNENGARLAVEEVNKSGLEVGGKKVKLELVGEDDAADPKTGTAVAQKLVDAKVVAVVGHLNSGVSIPASKIYSDAGIVQISPSSTNPDYTKQGFKTTYRVVATDAQQGPALANYAAKTLNAKSVAIVDDATAYGKGLADEFEKTAKAAGVNVVAREATNDKATDFKAILTKIKGKKPDVIMYGGMDATGGPFAKQAKELGIGAKIVGGDGVCTDKVAELAGDAVTNIICSEAGLALSRMEQGADFDKRYQARFNAPVQIYAPFTYDAVMVIVDAMKRANSTEPAAILAEMPKTNYKGVIGNIAFDEKGDMKEGTITLYEYKDKKKSVLDVVKM; via the coding sequence ATGCAAATCACGTTTGCCAAGATTCTGCCGATCGCGGCCGCAGTGGCGCTGGTCGCAGCTTGCGGCAAGAAGGAAGAAAAGCCGGCGGATACGGCTTCTTCGGCGCCGGCGGCAGCGGCTCCCGCAGCGCCTGCGGCCGGTGGCGGCGAGACTGTCGTCAAGATCGGGCACGCGGCCCCGCTGACCGGCGGCATCGCGCACCTTGGCAAGGACAACGAAAACGGCGCCCGCCTGGCTGTGGAAGAAGTCAACAAGTCCGGCCTGGAAGTCGGCGGCAAGAAGGTCAAGCTGGAACTGGTCGGCGAAGACGATGCCGCTGACCCGAAGACCGGCACCGCCGTGGCGCAGAAGCTGGTCGACGCCAAGGTCGTGGCCGTGGTCGGCCACCTGAACTCGGGCGTGTCGATCCCGGCGTCGAAGATCTACAGCGATGCCGGCATCGTGCAGATCTCGCCGTCGTCGACCAACCCGGACTACACCAAGCAGGGCTTCAAGACCACCTACCGCGTGGTCGCCACCGATGCCCAGCAGGGCCCGGCGCTGGCCAACTACGCCGCCAAGACCCTGAACGCCAAGAGCGTGGCGATCGTCGACGATGCCACCGCCTACGGCAAGGGCCTGGCCGACGAGTTCGAGAAGACCGCCAAGGCCGCCGGCGTGAACGTGGTTGCGCGTGAAGCCACCAACGACAAGGCCACCGACTTCAAGGCCATCCTGACCAAGATCAAGGGCAAGAAGCCGGACGTGATCATGTACGGCGGCATGGACGCCACCGGCGGCCCGTTCGCCAAGCAGGCCAAGGAACTGGGCATCGGCGCCAAGATCGTCGGCGGCGACGGCGTCTGCACCGACAAGGTGGCCGAGCTGGCCGGCGACGCCGTGACCAACATCATCTGCTCCGAGGCAGGCCTGGCGCTGTCGCGCATGGAGCAGGGCGCCGACTTCGACAAGCGCTACCAGGCCCGCTTCAACGCGCCGGTGCAGATCTACGCGCCGTTCACGTATGACGCGGTGATGGTCATCGTCGATGCCATGAAGCGCGCCAACTCGACCGAACCGGCTGCCATCCTGGCCGAAATGCCCAAGACCAACTACAAGGGCGTGATCGGCAATATCGCCTTCGACGAGAAGGGCGACATGAAGGAAGGCACCATCACGCTGTACGAGTACAAGGACAAGAAGAAGTCGGTCCTCGACGTCGTGAAGATGTAG
- the ispH gene encoding 4-hydroxy-3-methylbut-2-enyl diphosphate reductase, with amino-acid sequence MPDLIPAPDAEILMAQPRGFCAGVDRAIEIVERALERFGAPIYVRHEIVHNAYVVADLRRKGAVFVGELDEVPAGATVIFSAHGVSREVREDAARRGLHVFDATCPLVTKVHVEVSKLRAQGCEIVMIGHRGHPEVEGTMGQANGGMVLVESVADVAALQIADPSRLAYVTQTTLSVDETREIVAALKARFPEIREPKKQDICYATQNRQDAVKFMAPQVEVVIVVGSPNSSNSNRLRELAERLGVPAYMVDAPEQVRPEWVAGKRRIGLTAGASAPEALAQSIVERLRELGARQVRPLEGIEENMAFPLPRGLLPTSAAA; translated from the coding sequence ATGCCCGACCTGATCCCCGCCCCCGACGCAGAAATCCTGATGGCCCAGCCGCGCGGCTTCTGCGCCGGCGTGGACCGCGCCATCGAGATCGTCGAGCGCGCGCTCGAGCGCTTCGGCGCTCCCATCTACGTCCGCCACGAAATCGTCCACAACGCCTATGTGGTGGCCGACCTGCGCCGCAAGGGCGCGGTGTTCGTGGGCGAGCTCGACGAGGTGCCCGCCGGCGCCACCGTCATCTTCAGTGCCCATGGCGTGTCGCGCGAAGTCCGCGAAGACGCGGCCCGGCGCGGCCTGCACGTCTTCGATGCGACCTGTCCGCTGGTGACCAAGGTGCATGTCGAAGTCAGCAAGCTGCGCGCGCAGGGCTGCGAGATCGTGATGATCGGCCATCGCGGCCACCCGGAGGTGGAAGGCACCATGGGCCAGGCCAACGGCGGCATGGTGCTGGTCGAGTCGGTCGCCGATGTCGCGGCGCTGCAGATCGCCGATCCGTCGCGGCTGGCCTATGTCACCCAGACCACGCTGTCGGTGGACGAGACCCGCGAGATCGTGGCCGCGCTCAAGGCCCGCTTCCCGGAAATCCGCGAACCGAAGAAGCAGGACATCTGCTATGCCACGCAAAACCGCCAGGACGCGGTGAAGTTCATGGCGCCGCAGGTCGAAGTGGTGATCGTGGTCGGCAGTCCCAACAGTTCCAACTCCAACCGCCTGCGCGAGCTGGCCGAGCGCCTGGGCGTGCCGGCCTATATGGTGGACGCGCCGGAGCAGGTGCGGCCCGAATGGGTCGCCGGCAAGCGCCGCATCGGCCTGACCGCCGGCGCCTCGGCGCCGGAAGCGCTGGCCCAGTCCATCGTCGAGCGCCTGCGCGAACTGGGTGCGCGCCAGGTGCGCCCGCTTGAGGGCATCGAGGAAAACATGGCGTTCCCGTTGCCGCGCGGGCTGCTGCCCACCAGCGCAGCCGCCTGA
- a CDS encoding FKBP-type peptidyl-prolyl cis-trans isomerase, with the protein MNLQTFASEADGGTAGRKTVQADSFLTLHYSIALENGTEVVSTFEEKPATLLLGQGQFAPTLEQALLGMPEGERMTYRLAPEQAFGPRNAELLQWVSLATLRENSSFEEDYSPGDLVEFNAPGGGKYAGVLKEIGETAALFDFNHPLAGQTILFDVQLIGIL; encoded by the coding sequence ATGAATTTGCAAACTTTCGCGTCGGAAGCCGACGGCGGCACGGCTGGCCGCAAGACTGTCCAGGCCGACTCTTTCCTGACCCTGCACTACAGCATCGCGCTCGAGAATGGCACCGAGGTCGTCAGCACGTTCGAGGAAAAGCCCGCCACGCTGCTGCTGGGCCAGGGCCAGTTCGCGCCGACGCTCGAGCAGGCGCTGCTGGGCATGCCCGAAGGCGAGCGCATGACCTATCGCCTGGCGCCGGAGCAGGCCTTCGGCCCGCGCAACGCCGAACTGCTGCAGTGGGTGTCGCTGGCCACGCTGCGCGAGAACAGTTCGTTCGAAGAGGACTACAGCCCGGGTGACCTGGTCGAGTTCAACGCGCCCGGCGGCGGCAAGTACGCCGGCGTGCTCAAGGAGATCGGCGAGACCGCCGCGTTGTTCGACTTCAACCATCCGCTGGCCGGGCAGACCATCCTGTTCGACGTGCAGCTGATCGGCATTCTCTGA
- the radC gene encoding RadC family protein, protein MTISKWPACERPREKLLESGAAALSDAELLAVLLRVGAAGKSAVDLARELLHRFGSLTALFAAEGEALAGVRGMGATKFAQLQAIPELARRALAESLRLPAGFNSPESVRSYLRLTLAPLQHEVFMCLFLDPGNRMVASEELFRGTLTRTSVYPREVARQALTHNAAGIIVAHNHPRGTTDPSQSDIHLTRELARTLDLIDVRLLDHFIVAGHEIRSMAESCERLPGL, encoded by the coding sequence ATGACCATTTCCAAATGGCCCGCCTGCGAGCGGCCCCGCGAGAAACTGCTGGAAAGCGGCGCTGCCGCCCTGTCTGATGCCGAACTGCTGGCCGTGCTGCTGCGCGTGGGCGCCGCCGGGAAAAGTGCCGTGGACCTGGCACGCGAGCTGCTGCACCGCTTCGGCTCGCTGACCGCGCTGTTCGCGGCCGAGGGCGAAGCGCTGGCCGGCGTGCGCGGCATGGGCGCGACCAAGTTCGCCCAGCTGCAGGCCATCCCGGAGCTGGCGCGGCGTGCGCTGGCCGAGTCGCTGCGCTTGCCGGCCGGCTTCAATTCGCCGGAATCGGTGCGCAGCTACCTGCGCCTGACGCTGGCACCGCTGCAGCACGAGGTCTTCATGTGCCTGTTCCTGGATCCCGGCAACCGCATGGTCGCCAGCGAGGAGCTGTTCCGCGGCACGCTGACGCGGACCTCGGTCTATCCGCGCGAAGTGGCGCGCCAGGCGCTGACGCATAACGCGGCCGGCATCATCGTCGCGCACAACCATCCGCGCGGCACCACGGATCCCAGCCAGAGCGACATCCACCTGACGCGCGAACTGGCGCGCACGCTCGACCTGATCGACGTGCGGTTGCTGGACCATTTCATTGTCGCGGGGCATGAAATCCGCTCGATGGCGGAATCCTGCGAGCGCCTGCCGGGGCTGTGA
- the rpmB gene encoding 50S ribosomal protein L28 codes for MARVCQVTGKAPMVGNNVSHANNKTKRRFLPNLQNRRFFVESENRWVSLRVSNAGLRLIDKKGIDSVLADLRARGEV; via the coding sequence ATGGCACGCGTCTGTCAAGTGACCGGGAAAGCGCCGATGGTCGGCAACAACGTTTCCCACGCAAACAACAAGACCAAGCGCCGTTTTCTGCCCAACCTGCAGAATCGTCGTTTCTTCGTTGAATCCGAAAACCGCTGGGTGAGCCTGCGCGTCTCGAACGCCGGCCTGCGCCTGATCGACAAGAAAGGCATCGACTCCGTGCTCGCCGACCTGCGCGCACGCGGCGAAGTCTAA
- the rpmG gene encoding 50S ribosomal protein L33, translating to MASKGGRDKIKLESTAGTGHFYTTTKNKRTMPEKMEIMKFDPVARKHVAYKETKIK from the coding sequence ATGGCAAGCAAGGGCGGCCGCGACAAGATCAAGCTGGAATCGACCGCAGGTACCGGTCACTTCTACACCACCACCAAGAACAAGCGCACCATGCCGGAAAAGATGGAGATCATGAAGTTCGATCCCGTCGCCCGCAAGCACGTCGCTTACAAGGAAACCAAGATCAAGTAA
- the nadB gene encoding L-aspartate oxidase, which yields MNFDVAIVGSGLAGLTVALQLADTHRVAILSKRAMTQGASDWAQGGIAAVLDSGDSHDEHTQDTLVAGAGLCDEEATRFIVEHGREAIQWLIDRGVPFTRDAQAELGFHLTREGGHSRRRIIHAADATGHAVVSTLLQQATQHPNITILEDHFAIDLITSRKMGLPGNRCYGLYVLDDRTGAVHTVTATHTVLAAGGAGKVYLYTTNPDTATGDGIAMAWRAGCRVSNMEFIQFHPTCLYHPYAKSFLISEAVRGEGGLLKLPDGTRFMPEHDERAELAPRDVVARAIDFEMKKRGLDCVYLDITHQPEAFLKEHFPTIHARCLELGIDITREPIPVVPAAHYTCGGVVTDTLGRTDIGGLYAVGETACTGLHGANRLASNSLLECMVIGRAAAEDIASQDKAGVPNITLPAWDESRVSDADEEVVVSHNWDELRRMMWNYVGIVRTSKRLERAQHRIVLLREEIAEYYANFRVTRDLLELRNLVEVASLIVDSAYSRHESRGLHFSRDYPEALPKALPTVMQPPAVRKR from the coding sequence ATGAATTTCGACGTCGCCATCGTCGGCAGCGGCCTGGCCGGCCTTACGGTCGCATTGCAACTGGCCGACACCCACCGGGTGGCCATCCTCAGCAAGCGCGCCATGACGCAGGGCGCCAGCGACTGGGCGCAGGGCGGCATCGCCGCGGTGCTGGATTCCGGCGACAGCCACGACGAACACACCCAGGACACGCTCGTTGCCGGTGCCGGGCTGTGCGATGAAGAGGCCACGCGCTTTATCGTCGAGCATGGGCGCGAAGCCATCCAGTGGCTGATCGACCGCGGCGTGCCGTTCACCCGCGACGCGCAGGCCGAGCTGGGCTTCCACCTGACGCGCGAAGGCGGCCATAGCCGCCGGCGCATCATCCACGCCGCCGACGCCACCGGCCATGCCGTGGTCAGCACGCTGCTGCAGCAAGCCACGCAGCATCCCAATATCACCATCCTGGAAGACCACTTCGCGATCGACCTGATCACGTCGCGCAAGATGGGGCTGCCGGGCAACCGCTGCTACGGCCTCTACGTGCTGGACGACCGCACCGGCGCGGTGCACACGGTCACCGCCACGCACACCGTGCTGGCTGCCGGCGGTGCGGGCAAGGTCTACCTCTACACCACCAACCCGGACACGGCCACCGGCGACGGCATCGCCATGGCCTGGCGCGCGGGTTGCCGGGTGTCGAACATGGAATTCATCCAGTTCCACCCGACCTGCCTGTACCACCCCTATGCCAAGTCCTTCCTGATTTCCGAAGCGGTGCGCGGCGAAGGCGGCCTGCTCAAGCTGCCCGACGGCACGCGCTTTATGCCCGAACACGACGAGCGCGCCGAACTGGCGCCGCGCGACGTGGTGGCACGCGCGATCGACTTCGAAATGAAGAAGCGCGGGCTGGACTGCGTCTATCTCGATATCACGCACCAGCCCGAGGCCTTCCTGAAGGAACACTTCCCGACCATCCATGCGCGCTGCCTGGAACTGGGCATCGACATCACGCGCGAACCGATCCCGGTGGTGCCGGCCGCGCACTACACCTGCGGCGGCGTGGTGACCGACACCCTGGGCCGCACCGATATCGGCGGCCTCTACGCCGTGGGCGAGACCGCCTGCACCGGCCTGCATGGCGCCAACCGGCTGGCGTCGAACTCGCTGCTCGAATGCATGGTGATCGGCCGCGCCGCCGCCGAAGACATCGCCTCGCAGGACAAGGCTGGCGTGCCCAATATCACGCTGCCGGCGTGGGACGAGAGCCGCGTCTCCGATGCCGACGAAGAAGTCGTGGTGTCGCACAACTGGGACGAGCTGCGCCGCATGATGTGGAACTACGTCGGCATCGTGCGCACCAGCAAGCGCCTGGAACGCGCGCAGCACCGCATCGTGCTGCTGCGCGAGGAGATTGCCGAGTATTACGCCAATTTCCGCGTCACGCGCGACCTGCTGGAACTGCGCAACCTGGTGGAGGTGGCCTCGCTGATCGTCGACAGCGCGTACTCGCGCCATGAAAGTCGCGGCCTGCATTTCAGCCGGGACTATCCGGAGGCGTTACCGAAGGCGCTGCCGACAGTGATGCAGCCGCCTGCAGTTCGTAAGCGCTGA